A window from Cryptomeria japonica chromosome 1, Sugi_1.0, whole genome shotgun sequence encodes these proteins:
- the LOC131029152 gene encoding uncharacterized protein LOC131029152 → MASAPRWMPHMCSSCHETCLGPTTAAGSTSVPDEHDAADDSMMTSYMDFLCSDVHLDQIRTTPNIRVNIASTGRQLGTPYGDSGHEGPSTSHQEEGLTIVTPSMVDTTIRIGYPHNFDQSQFERTSTSFEELASTAFGVDTAQDTARGDTATGSDEHMHETGGSGPRPEDKRDTAIGSDEHMHETGGSGPRPGDKRDTATGSDEHMHETGGSGPRPGDKRPRDVIDDST, encoded by the exons atggcatctgctcctcgatggatgccacatatgtgttcgagttgtcatgagacgtgtttaggtcctactactgctgcaggatctacttcagttccagatgagcatgatgcagcagatgatagtatgatgacatcttatatggattttctttgctcggatgttcatcttgaccag ataaggactacgcctaatattagagttaatattgcatctactggaagacaactcggcacaccttatggg gattcaggtcatgagggaccctctacatcacatcaagaagagggtctgactattgtgacaccatctatg gtggacactaccattaggataggttatcctcataattttgatcagagccaatttgaacgcacatcgacatcctttgag gagttagctagcactgcatttggtgttgatactgcacaagatactgctagaggagatactgctacaggatctgatgagcatatg catgagacaggtggatctggaccacgtcccgaggacaagagagatactgctataggatctgatgagcatatg catgagacaggtggatctggaccacgtcctggggacaagagagatactgctacaggatctgatgagcatatg catgagacaggtggatctggaccacgtcctggggacaagagaccacgagatgttattgatgatagcacttag